A window of Equus przewalskii isolate Varuska chromosome 6, EquPr2, whole genome shotgun sequence genomic DNA:
GTTGGTTTTATACACCCACATATTTTCTGGATGACTGCCAGAATGAGCAATTGTTAGACCTATTTCAAACTTCTCCAAATAAGCTGAGAATTATAGGTGACCACCCTAAGCTGACCTGCTGCCTATTTTTATATAATCCGctagctaagaatggtttttacaggAATCGGTCTGATGATAGGGAAAATTTGACTTTTATGACCACCTAAGAATAATGTTATCCCCAAGAAAAAAACCAATGCCATTTTTCTAATTTGTAGACTCATATCACAGAAAAACTACACAATTGTGGTTatgattattaatattattattgaatGTCATCAATTTTTTGTGGAAGTATGTTTTCTCTTGTGTTATAGAAATATCTCCATAATATTCTTGAATTGCTTCTTTGCACAAAAAGTATAAACTATTTACTTGGTCCTTCACATAAAAGTTTGCTGAACCCTAGTTAGGACATTATGAAATTACCTCTCATGTTATTTAGTTTTATTCCTAAAAAGTTATGTTATCCAAGAACAACACCCCTTATTGGTAATCCAATCTAATAATATCTAATAAATATTGATATTCAAAAGAGTCTCAAAAGATCCCCAGAATATCATCCAGAGTTACCAATAATCGTCCTTGGCAGTTCTAGATATGAGATAAGGCCCAGTACATAAAACCAGCCAGAATATCCACCATCTCTGTGACATGCAGTCCAATATTTCTTAGACCAGCGATTTTAATGTCATAAATCAAAGTACGGACATCTGCACACATATGTttactttccatatttttttaaatgatctatgAGTTGAGGATTTTAGGAGCAATCTACTATCAAGTTCTCAAGTAATTAATCTTAGAGAAAACCCCACATCTCTTCATTAGTATAACAGCCTTGATTTGTTTAAATATATCCTGTTTTGTATCCACTGAGAATATATCTTGCCTCATGCCCAAATAGATacctacacacacagacacacacatagacatacatgcacacaaacaaCACATGCCCATCTAAAAGAGAAAGACTCTCCAATGACACATTATAGCTTTCAGAGTAATATTCAACAACTCTGCACAGTGTCCATGGCCATTCTTGACATTCATATTTTCCTTGTGTCTTCGTATTGTACCttacattgaaagaaaaaaaaaaaaccctattacGTAGAACCTTAACCCACATTGTCTAGTTTAAATCTCCTTCATCGTCTACCTGGCAGGGTGGTCCTTACGTGCTTGGACACTCATTCATCATAGCTCAAGAATCAGACTTcctaattaaaatagaaaactaaacagTTATAACTCTCCTGACTGCTGCTTTCAGTTAGAGTAGATGCTCCATTCACTTTGCTAACCCCAGAATCTATGCATACCActatctttctctcttattttcttgactctctttctcagaaatttaaggccaaggggccagccaAGCGGCATAGTGGTCAGGTTCAcgtgctttgctttggtgacctggggtttgctggttcacatcctgggtgcggatctataccgtgctcatcaagccatgctgtggtgtcatcccacacaGAAGATCAAGAAGGACTtgcaagtaggatatacaactatgtgctgggatgttgaggagaaaaaaaaaagaagggaggaaggttggcaacagatggtagctcagggtcaatcttccccaccaaaaagcataactttaaaaaaaatataaggctaaaaattcacaaaatttaaTCAGTGTTCCAAATTTATCACTATGCCATTTTTCTCTCGtataatattttttcacattgtAGGTTTGTGATAAAACCTGATGAATGAATATAGAAGTAAATACTGGACATAGCCAAAAAAAATATTGATCTATAACATGGAACACTTGAATTCTCATGATTCTTGTGCCTGTCACTCTCTAAATGACCCTGGAAATTTGctgaaaattttaaactttaatggACCATTAGATTGTTAAGGgatttttagtgttttgttttttggtggttttttttttttggatagagCATGGTTAAGATacactgcttttattttattttattttttttaggtgaCTGGGATGATCAAGAAACACAATGAATAAGACGATTTTGTTGACTACCTGGACACCATAGAACAATATTCCTTGGGTGAGTTTAAATATAGTGGGAGAAACACAGCAATTCATGAATCCTTCTAGAGAAGGATTCTTAGAGGAGGAAACTCAACCAGGGACTACAATTTAAAAGAGTAAACAAACAACGTATGTTCatgattttgttctttctatGTTTCTCATTCTTATGACGACGGTAGGATCCACGACCCCATTGACTGATAGTTGTCATGGGCTATGATATTTGAAAACCATCTAACATGCTGgcaaatttcacaaaaaaattaaatagaaaactcaaGCATCTCAAATAATGtgtagtttttgttattttatttagttttgagaCTGTTATTGCAGAAAGAGGAAGGCATGAAGATGTAAATCAAGGTGGATTTTGTGAACAGAACATGTTTACCACACGGACACGGATCTGCTTGGTCTTTGCACCATAGACAAGTGGATTGAGAAATGGAGGGACCAGCAAGTATAAGTTAGAAAAGAGGATATGGATATACGGGGGGAAATGAGAACCAAACCTGTGtgtgaagaaggagaagaaggcaaGGAGGTAGAACTGGAGGAAGACACAGATGTGAGCAATGCAAGTATTGAAAGCTTTCAACCTAGCTTCCTTCTGGGGCAAACGAAAAACTGCGATAAATATCTGAATATAGGACAAAGTGATGAATGTGAGGTCGAAACCTGCAACGGTGAAGGCCACAAACAAACCATAGATTTTGTTGACATGGACATTTTCTGCAGCCAGTTTCACAATGGCCATGTGCTCACAGTAGGAGTGGGAGATGATTGTTGTATGATAAAATTGGAACCGACACTTTATAAGTACTAGGCATGGGGCTACAAGAATGGCAGCCCTGAGTGTTACTACAGCCCCTATTTGGGTGATTAGCTGGTGGGTGAAGATGGAAGTATGTCTTAGTGGAtaacagatggccacatagcggtccaGCGCCATGGCCAGCAGGATGCCTGACTCCGTGCCCTGAAATGTGTGGATGAGCCACATTTGAAGCAAGCAGGAATCAAAATAAATCTCTTGAATATGAAACCAGAAGATTCCGAGCATCTTGGGGACAATGCTGGTACCAAGTGCAATATCTATGACTGCCAGCATGCCTAGGAAAATGTACATGGGCTCATGGAGCCTGCGCTCTGATATAATGGTGATCAGAAGCAAGGTATTTCCAATCATAGCAATGAGATACATGGCACAGAATGGGATCCCAATCCAGCGTTGCACAGCCTCTAGGCCTGGGATCCCTATTAATCTCAACACAGAAGGCATGGAAACTGTGGTGTTGGACATGGACATGGTGTCTTTGGGCCTCGTGATGCAAACAAAATAAGTTACACAGTCAGTGCTACTGTTgctcttctactttctgtttttatccaATGTCATCATATCGAGTCTGTCTAATTTTGATAGAACTCTAAGAGTATCATACATTTCATTCATATTcttgaagagaaaagagattcaTAGAGACGCATAACTGTTTTCAGGAAGAGCATCCACAAGCACTGTGCCACAATATGATGTTATGTGCATGGCAGGTCAACTACGTTAGAACCAACAAAATCACCTGGGTAAAGGAGTTAACTGCTGATCTCTCTGTTCTCCCAATTCTGGGCCTGTGGGCAAAATAATTAGACATTTATTTTGCTTGGAAATTGCATTTTAATCAGAGTTTGATGCATCATGCCATATCCTCTATTCCAGCTACTCCTTTTGTATGCTATTATTGCCAATTGTTTCCAAGTCAAGACCACTTCTTTGGACTGCCAAATTCTTAGTATGTGACTAGTATATACTTTAAAAGACTCCTTGTGAGAGAGAATTGAGATAGAGTCGATACccacaagaatatttatatatctatatgatCTGTGTAACATAATACCTATACATACtatctatatgtatctatatatctgtGTTAGACTGGATATCCCTTCAAAAGGATGTGAAGGAAGATATTCAAAAAAGATCATTCAAATCCATGTATTTTTGATGATCTGGGTCAAAGTTCCTTGCTACTTTTTACTGTTCaagtaaaactgtattttattttgcctATATTTCTAACAGCTGAAGtcctaaaaattattttgtgcgCAAAATAGCTGAAATTCTCTAATACACATTATAGTATCAGGAAGGGAGGGATCTCTGGGAGCCGAGGACATCTGCAGCAACAATGCCTACGGGCAACAGGATTCATTTGTGATGACTACAGGATATAGGAAAATGGGCACATTGGTCACTTAGCCAGAATAGAGGCTAGTTTCTTGGGGTTAAACTAATTAGAGCTACCATGAGAATGAGATTGGACCCACATAGGCTCATTAGCCCTTAATGAAATATAGGTCCTCTGCGACGCTTGAATCACTCTGTGAGCTGAGGCATAAGAAGTTAATAGAAAATAAGGGTGAAAGGAGAGATTCCTTAAAAGGAGTCAAAAATAGGGCtagaaacagaagacaaaaaggaCAGACCTTGGAATACCAGAAATGGTTCAGGAATGGGCTATAGTGTAACTGAAGAAAATTTAATCACCTCTCAATTCACTGATGACTGAACGTTCTGAAAACTTGGGCTTCTATGTCTTACCTGAAAGTTCATCTCTGATCAAAATCATTACtttgtaataattaaaatatagaagCAAGAAATTCTCGAGCTGTACATTAGAGGAAACGTTTgtgattttgtgaaaaataaagttaggTTATTTCACTATATCATGGACTCTCCGAGAAATTTGCTTTGTGTAAGCCAGCTCATGATTAGGTAAACATATTGAATGTCTCCCAAAATGCCATTAGTACAGGAAGCAGCTGTGGTGCGTGCTACTAAACCTAGAGTGAAAGAATCAGGTCAGCAGGAGTCGTTTCATGAGAGGAAGGCTATATCAATTGACATATGTAGGATAGACTAGTCAGTGAGTCAAACACATGATCTCCACAGGCTTGCTCCCAATGTTTAATTCTGTGAATCCCCAATCCATAGATCACTATGCTAATAGggataaagattttcttcttgagAGATAAAGAGAATTAGAATaggcattattttaataataagcaCAGTGTCTGACTTATTCAAGAACAAGGAGCTGACATGTGAGCATTATCCCACAGGTACAGAGGTAGGATGGCAGGTGGAAGTACATAATGAGTACAGGGCTGGTGGGAAGGATTGATTATTTTTGGAAAAGGTGGCAATGAAACATTATGGGGGTAAACTTTGTAGTAATGAGAGTTACTTGCCAATTTGTTTTGGGAACTGATTCTGCTCTTACAGGATATCTGAAGAGGACTGTTATTTCTTCATAACACTGTCACTCATTACTTATCACTCATAACCTCTTCTCACCTCCTGAGATTCCAGTCTCAttcctttgcattttctgttCTGCAATGCTTCTTCTTCTATCTGCACCCTCTGTGACAGCACCCAGTCAATTCATGAAACTTAATCCGCTTGGTCCTGGAGCCATCTGCAATATATGGACATCTCTGGCACAGcctttcatgcttttcttttgtctccacaATACAGACACACTCCTTCTTCTGTAAGGTTGTCTCAGATCATGTCTTTGCATTCATCCTCCAACAAATCTCACAGCAAGATCTGTTTTATTCTGGGGCACAGATCAGTTTATTGAGCCTGAATTGGAGAAGAAATCTAATAGCCACCAATTTAACATTCCCTGGAGAACGTGTGAAGGAGGAGTTATAAACatggaaagaaagattttgtaGGCAGTAGCTAAAAACAGGGAGGACTCAGAAGATTTTAATTAAGCCCTTGTGGGTTCATCCACACATTATATCTCTGAAATTTTTTCTACAGCTTACAGAaacctcctttctcttcttttttctctttctccacaggTTAAATGCAGAGAGGTTAATATACACAAGTTTTCCTTTTATGAGCTGAGTTCCTTTTCTGCTGTTCTCATTTGCAAAAAATCTAAAGTCCTCTTAAATGTAGACATGTTCCTTTGCCAAtgaattctatttaaataaacatCCTTTTGAAACTGATAAGCAGTTACTGAAACCGGCAAACAGttggccattgatgattaagtagctaggaactaaagttttttctcctttttgcaattacttaTTATACCTTTTAGTTGCTTGActcacccattgttaactgtttaggcaatatgctatttGACTCCTATTAGATTCCTATAGATAATATCTCCCTGGAGGCTGGATCACCATGGAAATGGgtatgtgagctgtttttcaggaattagaatcCCTTTTCCACTTCAGGCTGATTGAGGCCAACAACTTATGGGCTGGAGCAGATGTCCAATAAATGACCTTTTCAtctcaagaggctaaaaactccaccatcagatcatgctaacaccaccattttgtgaacatatgTCCTATGAAGAGGTGTGGAGTCTGACCATGCTTGTGAGTTCATTGATTTCCTCACCTCTCTTCACCTCCAgtcatctatctccacatttcagaccaccttaccccctaccccataaatatccctgagtccccatttttggGGAAGCAGACTTGAGACTCAATCTCTTGCTCCCTCACATGGCTTCattgtgattaaaaccctctccCTGCTGCCATCTCATTGTCTCAGTGCCTGGCTTTCCAGGTGGCAGGCAAAGACGAACCTGATGTGGTAACACTTTTGTCCTTTCCTTTCACTAAGACACTTCTGAAAAGTAAAGTCTGTATTCAGAATTGCTCTTTTAGCACACATTTACATCTTATTTTCTTGTGGACtcattcttcagttttttaatttcattatgataccagctcaacacaaggttgacataagagaagccatgttgtagaaaagaaaccatattgtaactttgaatgacttctgacTAACCAACCCTAACTCACCAGCCCCTTTGAATTTTTGCTTTAGTTTGCATAGATAAGTAAGGGTCTGTCTCTGGGGGATTTTcaggctctgtagattttatggcctgTCTCAGCtgcgataagatgataactttgttcttttgagttatCTAAGAATGTGATGGCCTCTGGACAGAGATTCTATTCTGATAtccatgacaactgaaagatctgatgtagcaactcccagtctgtaacaccagagggtcaacattcctaactcCCTTCCCCTATAActactggcctatataactgcttcaagactCTGTGCCCCCACTTAAGATGGTtattttggacattagtcagccatcttctcCTTTGCTAACAAGCTGTATTAAAATGTCCTTTTCTCCTACCACCTTATttcttgactattggcatgtcttgtgaCAGGCAGATGACTCCTCTCTTGAACAGTAACAATTGTAACTATTTTTGTGAATTCAGTAATATTCTCTGAATGATCTATTAGGATGGATGTTTCTGAATCCTAGCATAGGGAATTCTGAGTAGGTTATTGCTCACTTGAATAATTTTTCTCCATCcctctatttataattttctttctcttcttcttctcttctttcagaaaCAGTTGTTATATACCTAATATATGTGAAGAAATTTTACCATGTCCTCTTGATGGAAAGACAAAACATGATAAGATGTATATATGTGCaggcaaatatttagaaatttggggAGATGAGTTAGTATATCTTTTATCATGAGAACAAATGATAAATTCTAAGAAAGAGTTATGCCCTTGGTAACATTCTCCTTGACATGTTCCGCCTGATTTCTAGACTTTCTTGTAGCTAACCTTAAGAAGTGCTAGATATAATGTTGAGACCTTGGCAATTTTAGGAAAAATGCATTCATTGAGATGGAAAACTGCATTCACAATGGAGTCAGGAGAATAAGAGATAAGGATGAAAAAATGAGAGACCCTAAATAGTCTTTCCAGAATTTCCTCTTGAAGGTTAGTGAAACAATAGTACTGATTCATATTAAAAGGAATTGATTCAGAGGTCAGACTGTCCTCTGAGCTAATCTTCAGCCTATTCTTGCGTCACCAAAAATTTAGACTAGTTTACCAGTTTGGTgccattctcttccttctcttctgattgtatttaaattttagtgCTCCTAAAATTTCTATCTTGAATCTTTTTCCCTCTCAAACTATATTGATTTGCTTGTAATTCTGTCTAGTGAACTATCTGATCACTTATTTAGCTCCTAGATGGGtaaacaatgttttttttttccattttcctataATATTTGGAAATACCTCCTCCCTAGATCAATAcctatgtattttctttgtttctattctttttttaattaggttactGAATATTCTTCAAAGTAATGGGCCatcaattttaatttgtttactgAAAACATAGATATGCATTCCTTGTGAAGCATAGGTCAATCCGGCAAAGTAAGTCTTCACAAAGTAAAATCAATTAGACctattttctctccatctcctatTTTAACAAGGTTACAGTCATGAAGTAACTCACATTAAGAGAATCACATGTCAATGATTGCTACATTCACTGACAAATCACAGGGAGCATAAAGTCAAGAAACCATATAAAACCATACATAAAACCAATTGATTCTCAAGAGCAATGTCAAGGTaattaaatggagaaagatagtcttttccacaaataaGGCTAAAACCACTAgatacacatttaaaagaaagcaagtgttgttcctaaagaaaaattaacttgaattgggttataaacctaaatgtaagatccAAAATTATAAAGTTACTAGAAGAAGATGTAACATATTTTTGTAAACTTGtcttaggcaaagatttctcagaaaggaccaaaaagcataaaccaagaaaaataaattcataaattagaCTCagttaaactaaaaaaaaaattgttcttcaaAGATGCTAATAGGGCAATTAAATTAAAGCAAcatactgagagaaaatatttgcaaaatatatatctagTCTTTTATTCATACccacaatatataaaaacatttacagcaatgaaaaaggcaaatttaatttatttctaaaattttcatttcgtCAACCATCAAATCTTTTCCATGTCATGAGAAAATAGCAGCAGCATGGAAGAGAACACGACGCTAAAATTTTGCATAGCATGTCAAACTGAAAAACCATGCACtagaaaaattaactaaaacaCATATATAGGTTCAGAAATACTTAGTATAAATACTGAAAACTTAGTATGAAAACTGAGGAATATTCTAAAACAGTGTGCAAAAGATTTGAAGTTACTTCACCTATACACAAAAAGAGATTCAACGGGGGCATAAGGACATGAAAACAGTTTCACC
This region includes:
- the LOC103554191 gene encoding olfactory receptor 52A1-like; translation: MSMSNTTVSMPSVLRLIGIPGLEAVQRWIGIPFCAMYLIAMIGNTLLLITIISERRLHEPMYIFLGMLAVIDIALGTSIVPKMLGIFWFHIQEIYFDSCLLQMWLIHTFQGTESGILLAMALDRYVAICYPLRHTSIFTHQLITQIGAVVTLRAAILVAPCLVLIKCRFQFYHTTIISHSYCEHMAIVKLAAENVHVNKIYGLFVAFTVAGFDLTFITLSYIQIFIAVFRLPQKEARLKAFNTCIAHICVFLQFYLLAFFSFFTHRFGSHFPPYIHILFSNLYLLVPPFLNPLVYGAKTKQIRVRVVNMFCSQNPP